One Paracidovorax avenae ATCC 19860 genomic region harbors:
- a CDS encoding aspartate/glutamate racemase family protein, which produces MSGASPAPQGHARTLLVINPNTSTAVSALLQRHVQGAAGPHAAVRTVTARFGAPYIACEASYAVAGHAVLDAWAEALAAPQPVPDAVLIGCFGDPGLFALRECSPAPVTGLAEASFLAAARHGRFGIVTGGERWEAMLLRLAQALGHADRLTVIRTVAPSGAELAADPAGAQALLARACQAMAREPGVQAVVLGGAGLAGMAKAVQPRVDVPVIDSVEAGAWWTLQAPRPAGGGSPGCDVAWQNVSDALWKMGRGRSGD; this is translated from the coding sequence ATGAGCGGCGCGTCCCCTGCGCCGCAGGGCCATGCGCGCACGCTGCTGGTCATCAATCCCAACACCTCCACCGCCGTCAGCGCGCTGCTACAGCGCCACGTGCAGGGCGCCGCCGGCCCCCATGCGGCCGTGCGCACCGTGACCGCACGCTTCGGCGCGCCCTACATCGCCTGCGAGGCCAGCTACGCCGTCGCCGGCCACGCGGTCCTGGACGCCTGGGCCGAAGCCCTCGCGGCGCCGCAGCCCGTGCCCGACGCCGTGCTGATCGGCTGCTTCGGCGACCCGGGCCTGTTCGCGCTGCGCGAGTGCAGCCCGGCGCCGGTCACCGGGCTGGCCGAGGCGTCCTTCCTGGCGGCCGCGCGCCATGGCCGCTTCGGCATCGTCACGGGCGGGGAGCGGTGGGAGGCCATGCTGCTGCGGCTCGCGCAGGCGCTGGGCCATGCGGACCGGTTGACCGTCATCCGCACCGTGGCCCCTTCGGGTGCGGAACTGGCGGCCGATCCCGCCGGAGCGCAGGCCTTGCTCGCCCGGGCGTGCCAGGCCATGGCGCGCGAGCCCGGCGTGCAGGCCGTGGTGCTGGGCGGGGCAGGGCTCGCGGGCATGGCGAAGGCCGTGCAGCCCCGGGTGGACGTGCCCGTCATCGACAGCGTGGAGGCCGGCGCGTGGTGGACCCTGCAGGCGCCGCGGCCGGCCGGAGGCGGGTCACCCGGCTGCGACGTGGCGTGGCAGAACGTATCGGACGCCCTGTGGAAAATGGGCAGGGGCCGCTCCGGCGATTGA
- a CDS encoding MFS family transporter, with the protein MSTHTPSAAGTPHPEPRAYTAEEKRHRVFSIMAASSGNLVEWFDFYVYAFAALYFAPAFFPKSDPTAQLLNTAGVFAAGFLMRPIGGWLFGRIADRYGRKTSMLISVTMMCAGSLVIACLPTYAAIGAWAPFLLLVCRLFQGLSVGGEYGTTATYMSEVALRGQRGFFSSFQYVTLIGGQLLAVLVIVILETLLSDAELKAWGWRIPFVIGAISAVVALMLRRTLHETQSDENRKKDDAGTIGGLFRHHKAAFFTVLGYTAGGSLIFYTFTTYMQKYLVNTVGLPIKTTSYVMTGALFLYMCMQPVFGALSDRIGRRNNMLLFGALGAIGTVPILTTLQHVTSPVAAFALIVVALAIVSFYTSISGIVKAEMFPPEVRALGVGLAYAVANAIFGGSAEYVALGLKTLGHESAFFWYVTAMMVVAFLVSLRLPRQASYLHHDH; encoded by the coding sequence ATGAGCACGCACACCCCTTCCGCGGCCGGCACGCCGCACCCCGAACCCCGCGCCTACACCGCCGAAGAGAAGCGCCACCGGGTCTTCTCGATCATGGCGGCCTCGTCGGGCAACCTCGTGGAATGGTTCGATTTCTACGTGTATGCGTTCGCGGCGCTGTATTTCGCGCCGGCGTTCTTCCCGAAATCCGATCCCACGGCACAGCTGCTGAACACGGCGGGCGTGTTCGCCGCGGGCTTCCTCATGCGGCCCATCGGCGGCTGGCTGTTCGGCCGCATCGCGGACCGCTACGGACGCAAGACCTCGATGCTGATCTCGGTCACCATGATGTGCGCGGGCTCGCTGGTGATCGCCTGCCTGCCCACCTATGCGGCCATCGGTGCCTGGGCGCCCTTCCTGCTGCTGGTGTGCCGGCTGTTCCAGGGCCTGTCGGTGGGCGGCGAGTACGGCACCACGGCCACCTACATGAGCGAGGTGGCGCTGCGTGGCCAGCGCGGCTTCTTCTCGTCGTTCCAGTACGTGACGCTGATCGGCGGGCAGTTGCTGGCGGTGCTGGTGATCGTGATCCTGGAGACGCTGCTGTCCGATGCCGAGCTCAAGGCCTGGGGCTGGCGCATCCCGTTCGTGATCGGCGCCATCTCGGCGGTGGTCGCGCTGATGCTGCGCCGCACGCTGCACGAGACGCAAAGCGACGAGAACAGGAAGAAGGACGACGCCGGCACCATCGGCGGCCTCTTCCGCCACCACAAGGCGGCCTTCTTCACGGTGCTGGGCTACACGGCCGGCGGCTCGCTGATCTTCTACACCTTCACGACCTACATGCAGAAGTACCTCGTGAACACGGTGGGCCTGCCGATCAAGACGACCAGCTACGTGATGACCGGCGCGCTGTTCCTCTACATGTGCATGCAGCCCGTTTTCGGGGCGCTGTCGGACCGCATCGGCCGCCGCAACAACATGCTGCTGTTCGGCGCGCTGGGCGCCATCGGCACGGTGCCGATCCTCACGACGCTGCAGCACGTGACGAGCCCGGTGGCCGCCTTCGCGCTGATCGTGGTGGCGCTGGCCATCGTGAGCTTCTACACCTCGATCAGCGGCATCGTGAAGGCGGAGATGTTCCCGCCCGAAGTACGCGCCCTGGGCGTGGGCCTGGCCTACGCGGTGGCCAACGCGATCTTCGGCGGCTCGGCGGAGTACGTGGCGCTGGGGCTGAAGACGCTGGGGCACGAGTCGGCGTTCTTCTGGTACGTGACGGCGATGATGGTCGTGGCTTTCCTGGTGAGTCTGCGGCTGCCGCGGCAGGCGAGCTATCTGCACCACGATCATTGA
- a CDS encoding YcjF family protein, which yields MQPEQTRAVMTLALMAAFADDHKDEREREHIRELAQSLGAASGADLMKTYQDVLLGRARLEDAVAALETPAQRLLAFEMAVGVCDADGVCNAQEKAFLERLRAALAIAPSDAGAVTEQADALAGAPVRAAPVEGEDVPPAALAVAAAPVASGAAAASAQDGAGTPGQRAASVSDAEIDSMVLNAAILNGALELLPQSLASMAIIPLQTRLVYRIGKVHGYELDKGHITDFLATVGVGLTSQYVEQFGRKLVGGLLGKVMGGLGRAVGSAATGSAFSFATTYALGKVAQRYYAGGRTLGTDALKSAFARTAEEAKGLQQRYAPQIQERARGLDVGKLLKELRA from the coding sequence ATGCAGCCTGAACAGACCCGCGCCGTCATGACCCTGGCCCTGATGGCCGCCTTCGCCGACGACCACAAGGACGAACGCGAGCGGGAGCACATCCGCGAGCTGGCCCAATCCCTGGGCGCCGCCAGCGGGGCCGATCTGATGAAGACCTACCAGGACGTGCTGCTCGGCCGTGCGCGCCTGGAAGACGCCGTCGCCGCGCTCGAAACGCCCGCGCAGCGCCTGCTGGCCTTCGAGATGGCCGTGGGCGTGTGCGATGCCGACGGCGTCTGCAATGCCCAGGAAAAAGCGTTCCTGGAGCGGCTGCGCGCGGCCCTGGCCATCGCGCCGTCCGATGCCGGCGCCGTCACCGAGCAGGCCGATGCCCTGGCCGGCGCACCTGTGCGGGCCGCGCCCGTGGAGGGAGAGGACGTGCCCCCGGCCGCGCTGGCCGTCGCCGCGGCGCCCGTGGCTTCCGGCGCGGCGGCCGCATCCGCGCAGGACGGCGCGGGCACGCCCGGCCAGCGCGCGGCCTCGGTGAGCGATGCGGAGATCGATTCCATGGTGCTCAATGCCGCCATCCTGAACGGCGCGCTGGAACTGCTGCCGCAGTCGCTCGCCTCCATGGCCATCATCCCGCTGCAGACGCGGCTGGTCTATCGCATCGGCAAGGTCCATGGCTACGAGCTCGACAAGGGCCACATCACCGATTTCCTGGCCACCGTGGGCGTGGGCCTCACCTCGCAGTACGTCGAGCAGTTCGGCCGCAAGCTGGTCGGCGGCCTGCTGGGCAAGGTGATGGGCGGCCTGGGCCGCGCCGTGGGCAGCGCCGCCACCGGGTCCGCATTCTCCTTCGCCACCACCTACGCTCTGGGCAAGGTCGCGCAGCGCTACTACGCCGGTGGCCGCACCCTGGGCACGGATGCGCTCAAGTCCGCCTTCGCGCGCACGGCCGAAGAGGCCAAGGGCCTGCAGCAGCGCTATGCGCCCCAAATCCAGGAGCGCGCCCGCGGCCTGGACGTGGGCAAGCTGCTGAAGGAACTGCGGGCCTGA
- a CDS encoding GNAT family N-acetyltransferase: MAVAAAPRHVQPHAVRIRLATLQDVAHMPAIEQSAAGLFRGAAGLEWLADGPGMARAEHERLILRGAVWVAEAAPGHLVGFLDAEAFGQELHLWELSVHAEWQRRGIGTRLILAAQAHAAAQGLVALTLTTFADLPWSAPAYARLGFRPVSSPGPRLQGVMDVEAAHGLPVERRVAMRMGMREPAM, encoded by the coding sequence ATGGCGGTCGCCGCTGCCCCGCGCCATGTGCAGCCGCACGCCGTGCGGATACGCCTCGCCACGCTGCAGGATGTGGCCCACATGCCGGCCATCGAGCAATCCGCAGCCGGGTTGTTCCGTGGCGCGGCCGGCCTGGAATGGCTGGCCGACGGCCCCGGCATGGCGCGTGCGGAACACGAGCGGCTCATCCTGCGGGGCGCCGTCTGGGTGGCCGAGGCAGCGCCCGGCCACCTGGTCGGCTTTCTGGACGCCGAGGCCTTCGGACAGGAACTGCATCTCTGGGAACTGTCGGTGCACGCGGAATGGCAGCGCAGGGGCATCGGCACGAGGCTTATCCTGGCCGCGCAGGCGCATGCCGCGGCGCAGGGCCTGGTCGCGCTGACGCTGACCACCTTCGCCGACCTGCCGTGGAGCGCGCCGGCCTATGCGAGGCTGGGGTTCCGCCCGGTCTCGTCGCCCGGGCCGCGGCTGCAGGGGGTGATGGACGTGGAGGCTGCCCATGGGTTGCCGGTGGAGCGGCGGGTGGCGATGCGGATGGGGATGCGCGAGCCTGCGATGTGA
- the nth gene encoding endonuclease III: protein MKTAQIEPFFAALKAANPQPNTELEYTTVFELLAAVLLSAQATDVGVNKATRKLFPVAGTPQAILDLGLEGLEGYIKTIGLYRSKARHLMETCRILVERHGGIVPRTREELEALPGVGRKTANVVLNVAFGQPTMAVDTHIFRVSNRTGLAPGKNPLAVEMQLLKRVPAEYAVDSHHWLILLGRYVCQARKPRCWECVVAPWCDYQPKTPAP from the coding sequence ATGAAGACCGCGCAGATCGAACCCTTCTTCGCCGCGCTGAAGGCCGCCAATCCCCAGCCCAACACCGAGCTGGAATACACCACCGTCTTCGAGCTGCTGGCCGCCGTGCTGCTGTCGGCCCAGGCCACCGACGTGGGCGTGAACAAGGCCACGCGCAAGCTGTTCCCGGTGGCGGGCACACCGCAGGCCATCCTCGACCTGGGCCTGGAAGGGCTGGAGGGCTACATCAAGACCATCGGCCTGTACCGCAGCAAGGCCCGCCACCTGATGGAGACCTGCCGCATCCTGGTGGAGCGCCACGGCGGCATCGTGCCACGCACGCGCGAGGAGCTGGAAGCCCTGCCCGGCGTGGGCCGCAAGACCGCCAACGTGGTGCTGAACGTGGCCTTCGGCCAGCCCACCATGGCGGTGGACACGCACATTTTCCGCGTGAGCAACCGCACGGGCCTCGCCCCCGGCAAGAACCCGCTGGCCGTGGAAATGCAGTTGCTGAAACGCGTGCCCGCCGAATATGCCGTGGATTCGCACCACTGGCTCATCCTGCTGGGCCGCTACGTCTGCCAGGCGAGGAAGCCGCGCTGCTGGGAATGCGTGGTGGCGCCGTGGTGTGACTACCAGCCGAAGACGCCGGCGCCCTGA
- a CDS encoding PLP-dependent aminotransferase family protein, with protein sequence MQFADRLNNVETSAIRELFKLLGKPGIISFAGGFPDSAMFDVEGIREASERALSEEPGTALQYGATEGYNPLREQLSAFMASKGAQGVRPEDLIVTTGSQQALDLLGKTLISPGDKVIVEGPTFLATIQCFRLYGAELVSAPVDGHGVDADALERLIVEHRPKFVYLIPTFGNPSGALLSLERRRRILELAVRHQVLIVEDDPYGDLYFGEAPPPSLLALSATVPGSRELLAHCGSLSKVLSPGLRVGWLIAPAELLAKATMCKQFSDAHTSTFAQATAAQYLRSGRMPATLEKVRAVYAERARAMGDALRRELGEAIDFVQPQGGLFVWARLTGAGGAVADGNVLAKLAIDKGVAFVPGTPFFCANPDHATLRLSFATADVDRIREGVARLGQALRG encoded by the coding sequence ATGCAATTCGCAGACCGCCTGAACAACGTCGAAACCTCTGCCATCCGGGAGCTGTTCAAGCTGCTGGGCAAGCCCGGCATCATCAGCTTTGCCGGCGGCTTTCCCGACAGTGCGATGTTCGACGTCGAGGGCATCCGCGAGGCGAGCGAGCGGGCGCTGAGTGAAGAGCCCGGCACGGCGCTGCAGTACGGCGCCACCGAGGGCTACAACCCGCTGCGCGAACAGCTCTCGGCCTTCATGGCCTCCAAGGGCGCGCAGGGCGTGCGGCCCGAGGACCTGATCGTCACCACCGGCAGCCAGCAGGCGCTCGACCTGCTGGGCAAGACCCTCATCAGCCCCGGCGACAAGGTGATCGTGGAAGGCCCCACCTTCCTGGCCACCATCCAGTGCTTCCGCCTCTACGGCGCCGAGCTGGTGAGCGCGCCCGTGGATGGCCACGGCGTCGATGCCGACGCGCTCGAGCGGCTCATCGTGGAGCATCGCCCCAAGTTCGTCTATCTCATCCCCACCTTCGGCAACCCCAGCGGGGCGCTGCTGTCGCTGGAGCGCCGCCGCAGGATCCTGGAGCTGGCCGTGCGCCACCAGGTGCTGATCGTCGAGGACGATCCCTACGGCGACCTGTATTTCGGCGAGGCGCCGCCGCCCAGCCTGCTGGCACTGTCGGCCACGGTGCCCGGCAGCCGCGAACTGCTGGCGCACTGCGGCAGCCTCAGCAAGGTCCTGAGCCCCGGCCTGCGCGTGGGCTGGCTGATCGCGCCTGCCGAGCTGCTGGCCAAGGCCACCATGTGCAAGCAATTCAGCGACGCGCACACCAGCACCTTCGCGCAGGCCACGGCCGCGCAGTACCTGCGTTCCGGCCGCATGCCGGCCACGCTGGAGAAGGTGCGCGCCGTGTATGCCGAACGCGCGCGCGCCATGGGCGATGCGCTGCGCCGCGAGCTGGGCGAGGCGATCGACTTCGTGCAGCCCCAGGGCGGCCTGTTCGTGTGGGCACGGCTGACCGGTGCGGGCGGCGCGGTGGCCGACGGCAACGTGCTGGCCAAGCTGGCCATCGACAAGGGCGTGGCCTTCGTGCCCGGCACGCCGTTCTTCTGCGCGAACCCCGACCATGCCACGCTGCGCCTGTCGTTCGCGACGGCCGACGTGGACAGGATCCGCGAGGGCGTGGCGCGCCTCGGCCAGGCGCTGCGAGGCTGA
- a CDS encoding SlyX family protein, with amino-acid sequence MPGPDRTASERLDELEIKASYAEDLLDQLNVTVYRQQQQIDALQRALVALRQQLPEPGGTATGGSLRDEIPPHY; translated from the coding sequence ATGCCGGGCCCCGACCGCACCGCATCCGAACGCCTCGACGAGCTGGAGATCAAGGCCAGCTACGCCGAGGACCTGCTGGACCAGCTCAACGTCACCGTCTATCGCCAGCAGCAGCAGATCGATGCGCTGCAGCGCGCCCTGGTGGCGCTGCGGCAGCAACTGCCCGAGCCGGGCGGCACCGCGACCGGCGGCAGCCTGCGCGACGAGATCCCGCCGCACTACTGA
- a CDS encoding aldo/keto reductase produces the protein MQYRRLGRSNLQVSALCLGTMMFGDQTGRDEAAAIVADARGRGVNFIDTADVYTRGASESMLGDLLAGQRHEWVLATKLGNRMSDRVNESHYSRSWMLREVESSLARLRTDHVDILYLHRDFLGMDLEEPLFALDALLRAGKIRYWGVSNFRAWRIAELVHGAARIGMPGPVVCQPYYNLLNRMPEVEILPACAHHGLGVVPYSPIARGVLTGKYLPGEAPPPGTRAGRGDKRIAETEFRHESLVLAQELKRHAEARGVTLAQFATAWVLAHRAVSAVIAGPRTLAQWQDYGPALEYTVTQEDEALVDGMVAPGHPSTPGYRDPAYPSPPRV, from the coding sequence ATGCAATACCGCCGCCTCGGCCGCAGCAACCTGCAGGTCTCCGCCCTCTGCCTGGGCACCATGATGTTCGGCGACCAGACCGGCCGGGACGAGGCCGCGGCCATCGTGGCCGATGCGCGAGGGCGCGGCGTGAATTTCATCGACACGGCGGATGTCTATACCAGGGGCGCTTCCGAATCGATGCTGGGCGACCTGCTGGCGGGCCAGCGGCACGAATGGGTGCTGGCCACCAAGCTGGGCAACCGGATGTCCGACCGCGTGAACGAGAGCCACTATTCCCGCAGCTGGATGCTGCGCGAGGTGGAGTCCAGCCTCGCGCGCCTGCGCACCGACCACGTGGACATCCTCTACCTGCACCGCGATTTCCTGGGCATGGACCTCGAGGAGCCGCTCTTCGCCCTCGATGCGCTGCTGCGCGCGGGCAAGATCCGCTACTGGGGCGTCTCCAACTTCCGCGCCTGGCGCATCGCCGAACTGGTGCACGGTGCCGCGCGCATCGGCATGCCCGGGCCCGTGGTCTGCCAGCCCTACTACAACCTGCTCAACCGCATGCCGGAGGTCGAGATCCTGCCGGCCTGCGCGCACCACGGCCTGGGCGTGGTGCCCTACAGCCCCATTGCGCGCGGCGTGCTCACCGGCAAGTACCTGCCGGGCGAGGCGCCCCCGCCGGGCACGCGCGCAGGGCGGGGCGACAAGCGCATCGCGGAGACCGAGTTCCGGCACGAATCGCTGGTGCTGGCGCAGGAGCTGAAGCGGCACGCCGAGGCCCGCGGCGTGACGCTGGCCCAGTTCGCCACGGCCTGGGTATTGGCGCACCGGGCGGTCAGCGCCGTCATCGCGGGCCCGCGCACCCTGGCCCAATGGCAGGATTACGGGCCTGCGCTCGAGTACACCGTCACGCAGGAAGACGAAGCCCTGGTGGACGGCATGGTGGCGCCGGGCCATCCTTCCACGCCGGGCTACAGGGACCCGGCATATCCCTCTCCGCCGCGCGTCTAG
- a CDS encoding DUF6172 family protein, whose product MRKTYVLHIDGKNRDRLLDAARHDIHRYLRRERRRALPEGARFWDFDCRFGRTQDDARSVQVEDITRLIDGVAQSGDAQFYVEIVARPGECMPRKPAVRPADSGGDGPHDEDGDGADGGADGGGDGGD is encoded by the coding sequence ATGCGAAAGACCTATGTGCTCCATATCGATGGCAAGAACCGCGACCGGCTGCTGGATGCGGCCCGCCACGACATCCACCGCTACCTGCGCCGCGAGCGCCGCCGCGCGCTGCCCGAGGGCGCGCGCTTCTGGGACTTCGACTGCCGCTTCGGCCGCACGCAGGACGATGCGCGCAGCGTGCAGGTGGAAGACATCACCCGCCTGATCGACGGCGTGGCGCAGTCCGGCGATGCGCAGTTCTACGTCGAGATCGTCGCCAGGCCCGGCGAATGCATGCCCCGCAAGCCGGCCGTGCGCCCGGCGGACTCCGGCGGCGACGGCCCGCATGACGAGGATGGCGACGGTGCCGACGGCGGCGCGGATGGCGGAGGCGACGGCGGGGACTGA
- a CDS encoding DEAD/DEAH box helicase, protein MPFAALGLSPALVHAAGALGFDTPTPIQVQAIPAVLDGRDVLGRAQTGSGKTAAFGLPLLQRLLPQAQQAGARPGPRRPRALVLVPTRELAAQVGEVLRELAGHLPGPRLKIAIAFGGVSINPQLMALRGGADAVVATPGRLLDLVEHNALSLSQVQALVLDEADQLLDLGFAEELQRVLALLPAQRQNLLFSATFEPGVARLAEGLLRDPLRIEIAEAPGTAPDIAQRAIAVEGPRRTQLLKQLLTQEPGWTRVLVFVATQYAAEHVAEKLYQSGIYASPFHGGLSQGTRRQVLQEFRDERWQVLVTTDLAARGIDIAGLPAVVNYDLPRAAADYVHRIGRTGRAGASGVAVSFVTPEAAPHWQLLARRHGLQALPVEQVAGFEVALAPAAQEAGTQEDAPARPGKLPPGTGGIKGRRPSKKDKLRAAAAAAAQAGGTGEPTAD, encoded by the coding sequence ATGCCCTTTGCCGCCCTCGGCCTTTCGCCCGCCCTCGTCCATGCTGCCGGGGCCCTGGGCTTCGATACGCCCACGCCCATCCAGGTACAGGCCATTCCCGCCGTGCTGGACGGACGCGACGTACTGGGCCGCGCGCAGACCGGGTCCGGCAAGACGGCCGCCTTCGGCCTGCCGCTGCTGCAGCGACTCCTGCCGCAAGCGCAGCAGGCCGGCGCCCGCCCCGGACCGCGGCGCCCACGCGCCCTGGTGCTGGTGCCCACGCGCGAATTGGCCGCGCAGGTGGGCGAGGTGCTGCGCGAACTGGCGGGCCACCTGCCCGGGCCGCGGCTGAAGATCGCGATCGCATTCGGCGGTGTATCCATCAACCCGCAGCTGATGGCGCTGCGCGGCGGCGCGGACGCGGTGGTGGCCACGCCGGGCCGGCTGCTGGACCTCGTGGAGCACAACGCCCTGTCGCTCTCGCAGGTGCAGGCGCTGGTGCTGGACGAGGCCGACCAGCTGCTGGACCTGGGCTTCGCCGAGGAGCTGCAGCGCGTGCTCGCCTTGCTGCCGGCGCAGCGCCAGAACCTGCTGTTTTCCGCCACCTTCGAGCCGGGCGTGGCCCGGCTGGCCGAGGGCCTGCTGCGCGATCCGCTGCGCATCGAGATCGCCGAAGCGCCCGGTACCGCGCCCGACATCGCCCAGCGCGCCATCGCGGTGGAAGGCCCGCGCCGCACCCAGCTGCTGAAGCAGTTGCTCACGCAGGAGCCCGGCTGGACGCGGGTGCTGGTGTTCGTGGCCACCCAGTACGCTGCCGAGCATGTCGCGGAAAAGCTCTACCAGTCCGGCATCTACGCATCGCCCTTCCACGGCGGCCTGAGCCAGGGCACGCGCCGGCAGGTGCTGCAGGAATTCCGCGACGAGCGCTGGCAGGTGCTGGTGACCACGGACCTGGCCGCGCGCGGCATCGACATCGCCGGGCTGCCGGCCGTCGTGAACTACGACCTGCCTCGCGCCGCGGCCGACTACGTGCACCGCATCGGCCGCACGGGGCGTGCCGGCGCCAGCGGCGTGGCGGTGAGCTTCGTCACGCCCGAGGCCGCGCCCCACTGGCAGTTGCTTGCCCGGCGCCACGGCCTGCAGGCGCTGCCGGTGGAACAGGTGGCGGGATTCGAGGTGGCGCTCGCACCCGCAGCGCAGGAGGCCGGCACCCAGGAAGATGCGCCTGCGCGCCCGGGAAAGCTGCCGCCGGGCACGGGCGGCATCAAGGGCCGGCGTCCGAGCAAGAAGGACAAGTTGCGGGCCGCTGCTGCCGCCGCGGCGCAGGCAGGCGGCACCGGGGAACCCACGGCGGATTGA
- a CDS encoding translation initiation factor Sui1, producing the protein MRLSDLGGLVYSTESGRMCPACRQPVAQCACAAARAAAVPAGDGIVRVSRETKGRGGKAVTVVKGVALPAAELAQLGKQLKAACGTGGTAKDGVIEVQGDHVERVMQALQALGHKVKRAGG; encoded by the coding sequence ATGCGCCTGAGCGACCTGGGCGGCCTCGTCTATTCGACCGAATCCGGCCGCATGTGCCCTGCGTGCCGCCAGCCGGTCGCGCAATGCGCCTGCGCCGCCGCGCGTGCGGCCGCGGTGCCGGCGGGCGATGGCATCGTGCGCGTCTCGCGCGAGACCAAGGGGCGCGGCGGCAAGGCGGTGACCGTGGTGAAGGGCGTGGCACTGCCCGCGGCCGAACTGGCCCAGCTGGGCAAGCAGCTCAAGGCCGCCTGCGGCACGGGCGGCACCGCCAAGGACGGCGTGATCGAGGTGCAGGGCGACCATGTGGAGCGCGTCATGCAGGCGCTCCAGGCGCTGGGCCACAAGGTCAAGCGCGCGGGCGGGTGA
- a CDS encoding DUF3820 family protein produces the protein MDPAQLERLVTVVMPYGKHKGTAIADLPGNYLNWFAREGFPPGDIGRLLALMHEIDQNGLSDLLAPLRAARKG, from the coding sequence ATGGACCCGGCACAGCTCGAGCGGCTCGTCACGGTGGTCATGCCCTACGGCAAGCACAAGGGCACGGCGATCGCCGACCTGCCCGGCAACTACCTGAACTGGTTCGCCCGCGAGGGCTTTCCGCCCGGCGACATCGGCCGCCTGCTCGCGCTGATGCACGAGATCGACCAAAACGGCCTGTCGGACCTGCTGGCACCGCTGCGCGCCGCCCGCAAGGGCTGA
- a CDS encoding group III truncated hemoglobin — translation MPEQAPPPDILAPTPLDHDAIAALVHGFYADVRAHPLLGPVFEEALGDRWEPHLSRMVDFWATVALGARSYRGNVQQRHAALQGVTPAHFAAWVGLWKQHTERRFAPDVAHGLQQAAHGVARNLFRALVGRLPDFAGNAGHGH, via the coding sequence ATGCCCGAACAAGCCCCTCCTCCCGACATCCTCGCCCCCACCCCGCTGGACCATGACGCCATCGCCGCGCTGGTCCACGGGTTCTACGCGGACGTGCGCGCCCATCCGCTGCTCGGCCCCGTCTTCGAGGAGGCGCTGGGGGACCGATGGGAGCCGCACCTCTCGCGGATGGTGGATTTCTGGGCCACGGTGGCGCTGGGCGCGCGGAGCTACCGCGGCAACGTGCAGCAGCGCCACGCGGCCCTGCAGGGCGTGACGCCCGCGCATTTCGCGGCGTGGGTGGGGCTGTGGAAGCAGCACACGGAACGCCGCTTCGCGCCGGACGTCGCCCACGGCCTGCAGCAGGCGGCGCACGGCGTGGCGCGCAACCTGTTCCGTGCCCTGGTGGGGCGGCTGCCGGATTTCGCGGGAAACGCCGGGCACGGGCACTGA
- the ytfE gene encoding iron-sulfur cluster repair protein YtfE codes for MNARRPDASPAATIDSRQALGQIAVSLPGATAVFRRLHLDFCCGGQVSLAQAAADKGLDLAALQVELGALQRDGTAPDPALDTGALLDHVVVRYHEVHRAQLPELVRMARRVEAVHREHPQVPAGLADLLEATQGELLSHMLKEERVLFPMLRGGGDAFAGPPIAMMRAEHTEHGETLERLAALTGQMTPPPGACNTWRALYAGLEQFRDDLVEHIHLENNVLFPRFDGTAAAPQGCGAGAGAGACGCR; via the coding sequence ATGAATGCACGCCGTCCCGATGCTTCGCCCGCCGCCACGATCGACTCCCGGCAGGCGCTGGGCCAGATCGCCGTGTCCCTGCCCGGCGCCACGGCGGTGTTCCGCAGGCTGCACCTGGATTTCTGCTGCGGCGGGCAGGTGAGCCTGGCGCAGGCCGCGGCCGACAAGGGCCTGGACCTCGCCGCGCTGCAGGTCGAGCTTGGCGCCCTGCAGCGCGATGGCACGGCGCCCGACCCTGCCCTGGACACCGGCGCGCTGCTCGATCACGTCGTGGTGCGCTACCACGAGGTGCACCGCGCGCAGTTGCCGGAACTGGTCCGCATGGCGCGGCGCGTGGAGGCGGTGCACCGGGAGCATCCGCAGGTACCGGCGGGCCTGGCCGACCTGCTGGAGGCCACGCAGGGGGAACTGCTGTCGCACATGCTCAAGGAAGAGCGGGTGCTGTTTCCCATGCTCCGGGGCGGCGGCGATGCCTTCGCGGGCCCGCCCATCGCCATGATGCGCGCCGAGCACACGGAGCACGGTGAGACGCTGGAGCGGCTCGCGGCCCTCACCGGGCAGATGACGCCGCCGCCAGGCGCCTGCAACACCTGGCGCGCGCTCTACGCGGGGCTGGAGCAGTTCCGCGACGACCTCGTCGAGCACATCCACCTGGAGAACAACGTGCTGTTCCCGCGCTTCGACGGCACGGCCGCCGCGCCCCAGGGCTGCGGCGCGGGTGCTGGCGCAGGCGCGTGCGGCTGCCGCTGA